A DNA window from Parabacteroides johnsonii DSM 18315 contains the following coding sequences:
- a CDS encoding glycosyltransferase family 2 protein, whose amino-acid sequence MERSAIDRIRRCKISVIVPIYKAEKTLSKCISSILEQSLPDFELLLIDDGSPDASSSICEDWADRDERIRVFHQQNAGVSAARNKGLVEATGEYVCFVDSDDWVKTDYLKDLYEALLSDDSKSGLIVHGFVECLPDGRVISEIKLQDKILKEKQFADAFIQDDICRLGYICSKLYRKDLIDKHNIAFNTEVACCEDLLFMLEYLLYCDYIVYGKSTHYIYVRYCTSLSVRVNSFESEYVCFLQYISLAEQIKHKYGLSSEDMEAVYRSLMVCFRRTLKTDYQPGNTVLRKERLMHLRKLVDTRLEMIRFYYHPVYKIDLFGRYLLLHRMFYLYDLLMTTVFLLGIRSVFMGPKSSSMISSPIP is encoded by the coding sequence ATGGAGCGGTCGGCAATAGACAGGATACGAAGGTGTAAGATTTCAGTTATCGTACCTATATATAAAGCGGAAAAGACTTTGTCTAAATGTATAAGCAGCATTTTAGAACAATCTTTACCGGATTTTGAATTATTATTGATAGATGACGGAAGTCCTGATGCTTCAAGTAGTATTTGTGAAGATTGGGCCGATAGAGACGAACGAATTCGTGTTTTTCATCAGCAAAATGCCGGTGTCAGTGCTGCCCGGAATAAAGGATTAGTTGAAGCCACAGGGGAGTATGTCTGTTTTGTCGATTCGGATGATTGGGTAAAAACTGATTATTTAAAAGATTTATATGAGGCATTATTATCTGATGATAGTAAGTCCGGGCTAATCGTACATGGTTTTGTCGAATGTCTTCCTGATGGCAGGGTGATTTCGGAAATCAAATTGCAGGATAAAATTTTGAAGGAAAAACAATTTGCTGATGCTTTTATTCAGGATGATATATGCAGGTTAGGGTATATATGCTCTAAATTGTACCGAAAAGATTTAATTGACAAGCATAATATTGCTTTTAATACAGAAGTAGCATGTTGCGAAGATTTACTTTTTATGTTGGAGTATTTGTTGTATTGTGATTATATCGTATATGGAAAAAGTACCCATTATATTTATGTTAGGTATTGCACATCGCTGTCTGTTCGTGTGAATTCTTTTGAATCGGAATACGTTTGTTTCTTGCAGTATATATCATTGGCAGAACAGATAAAGCATAAATATGGTCTATCGTCTGAGGATATGGAAGCTGTCTATCGTTCGTTGATGGTTTGTTTTCGCCGTACCTTGAAGACCGATTATCAGCCGGGAAATACTGTTTTAAGAAAAGAAAGACTTATGCATTTGAGAAAACTGGTAGATACACGTCTGGAAATGATACGTTTCTATTATCATCCGGTATATAAAATAGACCTGTTTGGAAGATACCTGTTATTACATCGTATGTTCTATTTATATGATTTACTGATGACAACAGTCTTTTTATTAGGTATACGATCCGTTTTTATGGGTCCTAAAAGTAGTTCTATGATAAGCAGTCCAATTCCATAA
- a CDS encoding glycosyltransferase family 2 protein, protein MKVSIIIPVYNVSKYIERCLKSVLGQTWKDLEIILVDDCTPDDSMDIVRGILETSSRSDIVTILKHEKNRGLSAARNTGIRQATGNYLYFLDSDDYLPANGIELLADAAIQYDVDFVIGNYEITGSPRWTPPLLLDTCLLVNNKEILSAYSKDKWYVMAWNKLIRKSFVDDSSLFFQEGIIHEDDLWSFMLACKAQKACCVDQTTYYYTIQSDSIMGKPSMYALECRVKIIGCLYDYIDLHSNLKEVSDVYVLFETLKAKYFDRILYFSKDKEFQYAAYVSFRTQTYISPIKALLVFNPGIKLCLRNVHKLLPEKLGFEYFKAFVYMSYKLLIASIKLRQWSGRQ, encoded by the coding sequence ATGAAAGTTTCTATAATCATACCTGTTTATAATGTTTCCAAATATATCGAGCGTTGTTTAAAATCTGTTCTCGGCCAGACTTGGAAAGATCTTGAGATCATCTTGGTCGATGACTGTACTCCTGATGATTCGATGGATATTGTCCGGGGTATATTGGAAACTTCCTCCCGAAGTGATATTGTCACCATTCTGAAACATGAGAAAAACAGAGGCCTTTCGGCTGCCCGCAATACAGGCATCCGGCAGGCTACAGGTAATTATCTTTATTTTTTGGACAGTGACGACTATTTGCCGGCCAATGGTATCGAGTTATTGGCGGATGCGGCGATCCAATATGATGTCGACTTTGTAATCGGTAATTATGAAATAACAGGCTCGCCCCGTTGGACTCCTCCTTTATTATTGGATACCTGTCTGTTAGTTAATAACAAGGAAATATTATCGGCTTATTCTAAAGATAAATGGTATGTTATGGCTTGGAATAAGTTGATAAGAAAATCATTTGTAGATGATAGTAGTCTTTTTTTTCAGGAAGGGATTATACATGAGGATGACTTATGGTCTTTTATGTTGGCTTGTAAAGCTCAGAAGGCTTGTTGTGTGGATCAGACGACTTATTATTATACAATTCAATCAGATTCCATTATGGGTAAACCGTCAATGTATGCTTTGGAATGCAGGGTGAAAATAATTGGATGCTTATATGATTACATAGATTTGCATTCGAATTTGAAAGAGGTCTCTGATGTTTATGTATTGTTTGAAACTTTAAAAGCCAAATATTTTGACAGAATCCTCTATTTTTCGAAAGATAAGGAGTTTCAATATGCGGCATATGTTTCCTTCCGTACGCAAACGTATATTTCGCCAATAAAAGCATTACTCGTTTTTAATCCTGGTATCAAACTTTGCTTGCGTAATGTTCATAAGCTCCTTCCTGAAAAACTGGGCTTTGAATATTTTAAAGCATTTGTGTATATGTCGTATAAGTTATTAATAGCATCGATAAAACTAAGACAATGGAGCGGTCGGCAATAG